DNA sequence from the Leptolyngbya sp. SIO1E4 genome:
TGCTCGACATCTTCTTCACGCAACGTTGGAACAGGCGCATTGCGTTGAAACTGCGCACTGCGATTTTGCAGTAGTCCGACAAAGGACTGCACCGCAGCATCAATTTCAGCGGCATCCCCCAGATCAATGACTTCGATACGGCCATTAGGGAAGAGGAGGTAGGCAGCGTAGCGGGGTTGTTTCCACTGATTTGCGTCAGCATCAAAAGGCGAATAGCGCACGTACTCCAGCAGCGTACTATCGTCAGGTAATCGGGCTTGAACAGGGGCAATCTCTGCCGGAGTAGACTCTGCCGCAAAAAGGGCGCTGAGGCGGGCAAGGGTAGACGCCAGTTCGTTGTCTCGAGCCTGAAGTTCGTTGAGTATTGCCCGGTACTGCTCAGGCGGCAGATTTCTGGGGCGGTTAAATATTAGTGCAGCAAGTTGCTGGCGAACCTCAACCAGTTCATCTAAAAGTGCCTGATCTGCGGCTGTCAGTTTTTGGCGAACGGATTGAAAATCATTTGTACTGGCATCTAAGATGCGTCCTTTGCGACGAAGTAGTGTTGTAAGTGCCAGTCGAGCCGCTGGACGAGACTCGGGAGCCGCTTCGACCGATAGCGAAATAGCCTGATCGGTTGTTTCTGAAAGCGTTGCTGCGTAAGTTTGCCGCTGAGCATCGGCAGTAGTCGCAAGGTTGAGATTCAGATATCTTTCCTGAATATTCAAGGCCTCCTGAAGTCTGCCAATGGCTTGGTCAATATTTTCTAGTGCTGTGTAGAGCTTAGCTAGTTCGATGAGTGGATCGTCAACAACGTAGGTCTCCCCTGTTATTAACGAAAATTCGCGCCGAATTGCCAGCGCTTCTATGAGTGATAATTCAGCAGCTTCAAAGCGTTGCTGCTCATAATAAAGACTAGCCAAATTATTAAGTGTTTGGGCAACAGCGTACTGACTACTTTCCGATTCTCTTCTGATAGATAAAGCTTCTTGTAAAGCAGCTTCAGCTTGCTCATATTGTTGTTGAGCTCGGTAAATTGTCCCTAAATTATTTAAGCTATCTCCAACACTAGAATGACGACTAGACAACCTCTCACGTTTAATTTCTATGGCTTCTCGAAGGAAGTTTTCAGCATCTGTGTACTGGCCGCGACGGTAGTAGATTATGCCCAAATTACTAAGGCTATTGGCTATCCCTAAGGGCCGGTTTTGCTGTTGATAAATTGATAGAGCCTCTTGCACTAGAGGTTCTACGCCAGAGTATCTACCCTGAAGCACGTAAATTCCTGCCAGTGCTTGAAGGCTATCTGCGACACGAAGATCATTTCTTGGTAGCTCACGCCAAATATCGAGAGATGCTTGATACGAAGCTACTGCTTCTCCGTAGCGACCTTGACTTTCATAAACGGCTGCCAAGTTACTCAAATTCTGGGCCACATCTGGATGGCGCTCACCTAAATTTTCACGGTCAATTGATAAGGCTTCTTGATATAAGGATACTGATTCTTCAAAGCGTCCCTGAGTGCGGTAGATCAAAGCTAGACCACTTAGACCATTGGACATTCCTGGGCCACGATCACCGACTTCTGCCCGCCAAATTGCGACTGATTCTTCCATCAGCGGAGCTGCTTCGTCATATCGCCCTGCTTGATAAAGTGCGATCGCCTGCTGATTTAGTGTCGATGCTCTCTGCAGTGCGTCACTACCTTGATTAGTGTTAGATGGAGAATTACTGTTAGCACCGGCAATCGGCTGTTGAGAAAGAACTTCTCCCAGAATAGCTTCAGCTAAAGCGTCCTCTGGCGATTCTGTTGATTGCCCTAGTAAGTAGGGGAGCAGAATTAAACGTAGCAGTGGAGGTATGCTGAAGAGCCTTCTTATTGAGGTTATCTGAACGATGTCAACCCCAATCTTGCGAGCCGAACTGAGCCGAGAGGAAGATCGCACCCTGCAAGAGCTCCGCGCGGCATCGAGCGTGCCTCAACGGACGAAAGATCGAGCAGAGGCCCTGCGCTTAAGCCATCGAGGATGGACGCCACACCAGATTGCCGAATATCTGGGCTGGCAAGTTGCCACTGCCCGTAAGGCGATTCATCGGTGGCAACAGGACGGGTTGTATGGGTTATGGGATCAGCCCCGCGGCGGTCGACCGCCGCGCTGTTCGAGCGCGGTGATGACGGCGTTGAGGCAGCACATATCCACTGAGGAAGGCACCGTCAACAGTCGTCAACTGGTGGAACATCTGGCTGAGGCCCATGGGATTCACCTGAGCCGGAGCCATCTGAGACGCCTCCTCAAAAAAACGATATCGGTGGAAACGCACTCGTCATAGCCATCGCCGTCGCCAAGACCCAGTGCTGCGAGCCCGAAAACAGGCAGACTTAGAGCTGCTTGAGCAAGCGGCTCAAGATGGCTATATTCGGTTGCAGTACCTTGATGAGTCGGGTTTCGATAGCTGGAGTCCCGTCAGCTACAGTTGGTCGTTAGTCGGCACTCAGAAGCGCCAAGAGCAGACCGGCAAACGCAGCCGGCGACTGAGTATTCTGGGCCTTTGGGAACCGGGACGCCAGATGAGCTACGGCTTAGTCGTGGGTAGTCTCACCAGTGCCACCTATATCCGCTTCATGGATTGGCAAGCCACTCGCGCCCACCGCCTGTTTCAGCGCACAGGTATCGCCACAGTCATTGTCCAAGATAATGCCTCAATCCATACCAGCAAAGCGGTTCGACAGCGGCTCCCGATTTGGCAGGCTCAGGGACTGGAGTTCTTTCAGCTGCCCCCTTATTGCTCGGAGATGAACCCGATTGAGACCGAATGGCATCAACTCAAAGCCCATGGGATGCGCGGAGAGATGTTTGAAGATACCTATGACTTAGCCATCGGCGTCATTGCCGGATTGAATGGCAGAGGCGCGAAGGCTGGCTATGTCCTCAAACGGTTTAATTTCGCTTCCAAACGTCAAGCCAACCCCAACTTTCTCACCACTTAGCAGGGCGACGTTTATTTAAGGGCATCTACTTATTGCTTCAGTAATTATGTCTGCAACGGATGCTGGTGGCCTGGAGTTTAATTCTTGTGAGGTCGCTGGCCTCCACGTCACGGTGTATTGTCCAGTCTCACCGGCACGATAGGCGTTTGCAGCGATTTGATAGTTTCCGGTTGCTGGCAGAGTTGCAATGATAGTTGCGTTACTGCCACTACCACCATCATCATTTTGAGTGACACGCCCTCCCTGCGGGCCAAAAAGAATTAGGTACGCATCGAAATCGTTACTAACCATATCGATGCGAACAGTCTCACCAGCTTGACCTTCGAAAGTGTGGATATTGTAATAGCTGCCATCCCAGTGAACCTGGCTGCTACGATCAAGACGACCAGTAACAGTGTTGGGAGTGACTTGAGCAAGCTGTTCAGATGAGGCTAACGCTGTTGGGGTGGGAAAAAAAGGTGAACCGCCGATCGCCAGCACTAATGACATCAAGCTACTGGTCAGTTTCTTGTTCAGCGCCATTTTTTTCTCTCAGTCCACTACTTAGCAGCCTATCTCTGAAGGTTGCCAGCTTATTCATCTTCACAAAGGATTCATCTTCACAAAGGATTCATCTTCACAAAGGTCGATTGGGGTTTTATTCAATAAAGACACGTTTCGACATCAGGTCTATTCACACAAATGTTCAACGCTAGTGGCGACCGCCTCAGCCACTTCTGGAGACTCTTTTTGCAACGGCCAAATAGCGGCCCACGCCTCAGCCTCTAACTCAAATCGCCAAAAATAGTCAGCCTTGGCGATCGCGATGTCAGTTTCGGTTACGGACTCCCCGTTACGCATTTCCCCTTCCAGGGATAATAAGTTAGCTGTTGTCTGCGCCTCTTCATCGAAGCTCATCGTCCGCAATTCTCGCTCTTCATAAATGGAGGATGCGAAGCGGGAATGCTGCGCTCGGAAGGTGTACACGGTATCAGGTTCCAGCGGTGGCCCGGTGTACACGACCACCTCAGCATCATTGACCGGATGTTCCCAAATGGGATCTTGAGACGTGTCACGATAGAGGGCTAAGCTACGGGGGCCGCCCTGAATGATGAAGGTGGGGCGATCGCTCCACACCTGATTGACAACGTTTGGCTCAAAGTTAACCAAACAAAAATCATCGCCCCGTTTTGTGCGCGGGTTTTCGTTGCCGTCTTGATTGTCGGACTCCAATAGCCAATCTAAGAAGCCAAAGTCGTTTCTCAATGTAGGTCTAGCTCCACTCGCAAGACCCGATTCTGCAACGACACCATTAATTGAAACGCCCGAAATGCTCAAGGCGACGATTCCTCTTGCAAACCATGCACTCCTCATGTCGGTAACCTCCAAATCTTAGGCAATACGTAAATCCAAACTGTGGCACTGGGCAATAGCCAGGGCAGCAAAAGGCCAGTACCAATCATCAATTGAAAACTGAGCCAGCCATACCCAGCTGTTGCCCCGGCCAACAGCCAAAGTCCTTGACGGCTGCTATTGAGTTGGGGAATGCCGTACAGGGTAATCCCGGCCCCCAACCCAGCGGCAATGCCAACCACCCATAGCGCAGGCACTGGAGTCACGTAGTGCGACTGCAAAAAATGATGCACATCGTAGGCGATCGCTTCAACACCGGCAAATGTCTTTTCTTCACTGTCGTCGCGTTTCCACTGTCGCCAGTAGGCGATCGTAGGAGGATTTGGAGAAATATCTGTTGAGAGTGGATCGACGCCCCCTTCGACATAACCGACCCCGCCGATCAAAACTACAGATGACTGAGCGATTGCCTCAGCTGTCTCATCATCAACGGTATCCACCAGCAGTTCGTAGGCCGATACCCGGTGAAAGATGCGATCAGGTGGCAGTGAAAAGTCAAGAATCGGTCTTAGCCAGCGCTGTCTAAA
Encoded proteins:
- a CDS encoding CHAT domain-containing protein, which gives rise to MRSSSRLSSARKIGVDIVQITSIRRLFSIPPLLRLILLPYLLGQSTESPEDALAEAILGEVLSQQPIAGANSNSPSNTNQGSDALQRASTLNQQAIALYQAGRYDEAAPLMEESVAIWRAEVGDRGPGMSNGLSGLALIYRTQGRFEESVSLYQEALSIDRENLGERHPDVAQNLSNLAAVYESQGRYGEAVASYQASLDIWRELPRNDLRVADSLQALAGIYVLQGRYSGVEPLVQEALSIYQQQNRPLGIANSLSNLGIIYYRRGQYTDAENFLREAIEIKRERLSSRHSSVGDSLNNLGTIYRAQQQYEQAEAALQEALSIRRESESSQYAVAQTLNNLASLYYEQQRFEAAELSLIEALAIRREFSLITGETYVVDDPLIELAKLYTALENIDQAIGRLQEALNIQERYLNLNLATTADAQRQTYAATLSETTDQAISLSVEAAPESRPAARLALTTLLRRKGRILDASTNDFQSVRQKLTAADQALLDELVEVRQQLAALIFNRPRNLPPEQYRAILNELQARDNELASTLARLSALFAAESTPAEIAPVQARLPDDSTLLEYVRYSPFDADANQWKQPRYAAYLLFPNGRIEVIDLGDAAEIDAAVQSFVGLLQNRSAQFQRNAPVPTLREEDVEQITGNIKELVFDPIAPYLQDTDHLLISPDGQLNLLPFEALQTEASGEYLVQQYQISYLNSGRDLLKFDVIEPSQNPAVIVANPDYETADGTVVAQGRSTSDNRRSTELSQLQVGPLPGTAAEAEAIRPLLPNAEIRTEDEATENLIKSVQSPRILHIATHGFFLPNVDRPDIDSSGLLASNNSFGAVPTTGVVVENPLLRSGLALAGFNTRSSGDEDGVFTALEASQLNLFGTQLVVLSACDTGLGDISNGEGVYGLRRAFALAGAESQLLSLWQVDDFGTQSLMARYYENLTAGMGRSGALREVQLEMIEQGGEYSHPYYWAAFVLTGDWRPLE
- a CDS encoding PPC domain-containing protein → MALNKKLTSSLMSLVLAIGGSPFFPTPTALASSEQLAQVTPNTVTGRLDRSSQVHWDGSYYNIHTFEGQAGETVRIDMVSNDFDAYLILFGPQGGRVTQNDDGGSGSNATIIATLPATGNYQIAANAYRAGETGQYTVTWRPATSQELNSRPPASVADIITEAISRCP